One genomic window of Desmospora activa DSM 45169 includes the following:
- a CDS encoding VOC family protein, whose product MKVKRIVANIETQDISKAKHFYGEILGLDQLMDLGFIATYVSHEKIATQISFLTEGGSGTPVPDLSIEVDDLDDALTRIKEAGVPIEYGPTNEPWGVRRFYVRDPFGKLINILTHL is encoded by the coding sequence ATGAAGGTCAAGCGAATTGTTGCCAATATTGAGACGCAGGACATTTCCAAAGCAAAGCACTTCTACGGGGAAATACTAGGACTTGATCAATTAATGGATCTTGGATTTATTGCAACCTACGTTTCACATGAGAAAATAGCCACTCAAATCAGTTTCCTTACAGAGGGAGGATCCGGAACACCAGTACCTGATTTGTCAATTGAAGTTGATGATCTCGACGATGCGCTCACTCGCATAAAAGAAGCTGGAGTTCCAATTGAGTATGGACCAACGAATGAACCATGGGGGGTTCGGCGTTTTTACGTTAGGGATCCGTTCGGGAAACTCATCAATATTTTAACTCATCTATAA
- a CDS encoding NAD-dependent epimerase/dehydratase family protein: MALVTGGTGFLGQALARRLRRLGREVTVLGRNEAIGAQLETEGIRFVRGHLEDMATVTEAIQGQKAVFHCGALSSPWGRARDFYRSNVIGTENVIAACHKHDIQRLIHVSTPSLCFYFDERFDVKEDDPLPSRFVNHYAKTKYLAEQRVDDAYQKGLPVITIRPRALFGPGDTTILPRLIAANQRRFIPLIDGGDIHIDLTYIDNAVDALLLCESAPSSCLGRKYHITNGEPVLLREMLEQLFQKLEMPFQSRPVSYTQAFYLAQALEWIALSLPWIKEPAFTRYTVSILGKSQTLNIERARSELGYQPRISIAEGVDRFVQWQRKHS; this comes from the coding sequence ATGGCACTGGTGACGGGGGGGACCGGATTTCTAGGACAAGCCTTGGCACGTCGTCTGCGCCGCTTGGGGCGGGAAGTAACCGTATTGGGGCGAAATGAGGCGATTGGTGCGCAATTGGAAACGGAGGGCATCCGATTTGTGCGGGGTCATTTGGAGGATATGGCGACGGTGACGGAGGCGATCCAGGGGCAGAAGGCAGTTTTTCACTGTGGGGCGTTGTCTTCCCCTTGGGGACGCGCTCGCGATTTTTACCGGAGCAATGTAATTGGAACGGAAAATGTGATCGCCGCTTGCCACAAGCATGATATTCAACGGCTGATCCATGTATCGACGCCTTCCCTTTGCTTTTATTTTGACGAGCGCTTCGATGTAAAAGAAGACGATCCCTTGCCCTCCCGTTTTGTCAACCATTACGCTAAAACAAAATACCTGGCAGAACAACGGGTGGATGACGCTTATCAAAAGGGTCTACCTGTAATCACCATCCGCCCACGGGCTTTGTTCGGTCCGGGAGATACCACCATTCTCCCCCGTCTGATTGCCGCTAATCAGCGCCGGTTTATTCCGTTAATCGATGGAGGAGATATCCACATCGACCTTACCTATATTGACAATGCGGTCGATGCCCTCCTTCTCTGTGAGAGCGCTCCTTCCTCTTGTCTGGGTAGAAAGTACCATATTACCAATGGGGAACCGGTTTTACTGCGGGAGATGTTAGAGCAGTTGTTTCAAAAGCTGGAGATGCCGTTTCAAAGCAGACCCGTCTCCTATACACAAGCGTTTTATCTGGCACAAGCGCTGGAGTGGATTGCCCTTTCCCTCCCGTGGATCAAGGAACCGGCCTTTACCCGTTATACGGTGAGTATTCTGGGAAAAAGCCAAACCCTTAATATTGAGCGGGCACGGTCGGAACTGGGATACCAACCCCGGATCAGTATTGCCGAAGGAGTGGATCGATTTGTCCAATGGCAGCGAAAACACAGTTGA
- a CDS encoding AAA domain-containing protein: MKEQLIRLKDRLNDLSLRNRSIRLVRINQKWGMDLLQLDAIRGEGTAQKILDGVMTRRQKVSLLRVTSDDPQAHALSRSLTTLYRNHRQIEEESGLYDLYVGYPFLCGTLSDGVNETYIQAPLFLYPVRLERQDTSNRLWDLYRGEGEPQLNRPLILAFRKFHQFQVDESIYTEAEEQARKGELETWVSWLKRYGLNLSFERSALKPLSLYRADEIPTNMPLGLYRYAVLGNFPQGNSAILRDYDEMIEDKEDSLGIVAELLDAGEERGEEATGQETSEAKESAALPEKERIYLLPTDSSQERILQEARLKKKLVIDGPPGTGKSQVIVNLISDALAQGKKILVVCQKRAALDVVYQRLEGLQLAHYAALVHDEKSDRRNVYARIHDLLSTSRNMEGEPDVHLESVCRRLTDHEAKLNTIKQGLYERHRCDYNAFELYSRAKPFDQVEETVDLSGVLQELDRHNLEDVLREVGIYASYYARFGRETYPLRKRKSFAEADMQTLSFMRERLEETLTKAQQTERYLESLPHEKLTPAYTWLVSKRLEKIVPELNAEEKNVIQKMRLWWWTSFTGKKVIAEVIQGEKFAGIDSTAWPQIRESLRILYEMAQTTEAMGQELEKLRPYLQDETIDRLKKEIGEGAIPTQWLLCLSEHLVSDFDDLREMDRFLAQASPLVQTLISRVEARIGWREGDLALIWTDAIRQTAYMQWIDEIERKHPLIAKVSSAEFEEIRRSYQALIQEKRRVANQVLIHGLQQTVNRIETEKPRACKELLHQVSKKRQIWPLRRLVRHFSQSGLLDLIPVWLTSPETLSSIFPLEQELFDVVIFDEASQCTVENGIPAIYRGKQVIVAGDEKQLPPSTLFQGRVELDEEEEAQFEMEESDSLLNLAKRIFPGQMLQWHYRSYSQELIHFSNHAFYRGMMEVAPNVRPYQQPPAIQWTKVNGQFINQQNEREANVVVDLLKEQFQSAPEESVGIITFNAPQRDRIEELIDSHVEKDPEFAGFYQTMQKQDPDRRLFVKNIENVQGDERDVIIFSVGYAPNEEGQVRAHFGSLSQQGGENRLNVAITRAKKRIRVVSSINPHELKVSHTKNRGPKLFRHYLEYAEAVSKMERKRVDAIIARIHERQSLGRQESAGSFDSIFEQQVCNALMNRGYQVDTQVGVSGYRIDLAIVHPQDPERYLLGIECDGAMYHSSSDARERDVYRQEFLEAKGWTITRIWSRNWWRNPAREMERIDHTIKRMLQQETGQHRDGSLTEEKPEDLSLIET, encoded by the coding sequence ATGAAGGAACAATTAATCCGACTAAAAGACCGCTTAAACGATCTCAGTCTGCGCAACCGCTCCATTCGATTGGTAAGGATCAATCAAAAATGGGGCATGGATCTGTTACAACTGGACGCAATCCGCGGGGAGGGTACCGCTCAAAAGATACTGGACGGGGTGATGACACGGCGGCAGAAGGTGTCGCTACTGCGCGTCACCAGCGATGATCCACAGGCACATGCGCTCAGTCGCTCGCTGACAACCTTATACCGCAACCATCGTCAAATCGAGGAAGAGAGCGGGCTGTATGATTTGTATGTTGGTTATCCGTTTTTGTGTGGGACCTTATCAGACGGTGTAAACGAAACCTATATTCAAGCCCCTCTCTTTTTATATCCCGTTCGCCTGGAGCGACAGGATACGAGCAATCGCTTGTGGGACCTTTATCGCGGAGAGGGAGAGCCACAATTAAATCGCCCGTTGATATTGGCTTTTCGGAAGTTTCATCAGTTTCAGGTAGATGAATCGATCTATACGGAAGCAGAAGAGCAGGCGCGAAAAGGAGAACTGGAAACATGGGTTTCTTGGCTGAAGCGATATGGTCTCAACCTTTCCTTTGAGCGCTCTGCCTTAAAACCGTTGTCCCTCTATCGTGCCGATGAAATTCCGACAAATATGCCGCTCGGCTTATACCGCTATGCGGTTTTAGGCAACTTCCCTCAAGGAAATTCAGCCATCCTGCGGGATTATGACGAGATGATTGAGGATAAAGAGGATTCCCTGGGAATTGTCGCTGAATTGCTTGATGCTGGGGAAGAGCGGGGTGAGGAAGCAACGGGGCAAGAGACGAGCGAAGCAAAAGAGTCTGCCGCCTTGCCGGAAAAAGAGCGTATCTACTTGTTGCCCACCGATTCCTCCCAGGAGCGCATTTTGCAGGAGGCTCGCTTGAAAAAGAAGCTGGTGATTGACGGCCCACCGGGAACGGGGAAATCGCAAGTGATTGTTAATCTGATCTCCGATGCACTGGCTCAGGGTAAAAAAATTCTGGTCGTCTGTCAAAAACGAGCTGCGTTGGATGTGGTATACCAACGATTGGAAGGGCTACAGCTGGCTCATTACGCTGCACTGGTTCACGATGAAAAAAGCGATCGCCGGAATGTATATGCCCGTATTCACGATCTGCTGTCAACATCCCGCAATATGGAGGGGGAGCCGGATGTTCATCTGGAATCAGTCTGTCGGCGCTTGACGGATCACGAAGCAAAGTTGAATACGATTAAACAAGGGCTGTATGAGCGGCACCGCTGCGACTATAACGCTTTTGAACTGTATTCTCGCGCCAAGCCCTTTGATCAGGTAGAAGAGACCGTCGATTTGTCCGGCGTTTTGCAGGAGCTGGACCGCCACAACTTGGAGGATGTGCTGCGGGAAGTGGGAATCTACGCTTCCTATTACGCCCGCTTTGGCCGGGAAACGTATCCGTTGCGGAAGCGGAAGTCGTTTGCCGAAGCCGATATGCAGACACTCTCCTTTATGCGTGAACGGTTGGAAGAGACTCTGACAAAAGCGCAACAGACTGAGCGTTATCTAGAATCCCTCCCCCATGAAAAATTGACTCCCGCTTATACATGGTTGGTGAGTAAACGGCTGGAAAAGATTGTTCCAGAACTAAATGCCGAAGAGAAAAATGTGATCCAAAAAATGCGGCTATGGTGGTGGACCTCTTTTACCGGAAAAAAAGTGATCGCCGAAGTGATACAGGGAGAAAAATTTGCAGGGATCGATTCCACCGCCTGGCCGCAAATCCGGGAAAGTTTGCGGATATTGTATGAGATGGCGCAGACGACGGAAGCGATGGGGCAGGAGCTAGAAAAGCTGCGTCCTTATTTGCAGGATGAGACGATCGATCGCTTAAAAAAAGAGATCGGGGAGGGGGCCATTCCCACCCAGTGGTTGCTGTGTCTCAGTGAGCATTTGGTGTCAGACTTTGATGATTTGCGGGAGATGGATCGCTTTTTGGCTCAAGCCAGCCCCTTGGTACAGACCTTGATCAGTCGAGTGGAAGCACGCATCGGTTGGCGGGAAGGGGATTTGGCACTGATTTGGACCGATGCGATTCGACAGACCGCCTATATGCAGTGGATCGACGAAATCGAGCGAAAACACCCCTTGATCGCCAAGGTTTCGTCTGCTGAATTTGAGGAGATTCGCCGCTCGTATCAAGCCTTGATTCAGGAAAAGCGAAGGGTGGCCAATCAGGTCTTAATTCATGGGTTGCAACAGACGGTGAATCGAATTGAGACGGAGAAACCCCGAGCCTGTAAGGAACTTCTCCACCAAGTGAGCAAAAAACGGCAGATCTGGCCCTTGCGCCGTTTGGTACGTCACTTTTCCCAAAGTGGATTATTGGATTTGATTCCGGTATGGCTGACGTCTCCGGAGACCTTATCCTCCATCTTTCCGCTGGAGCAAGAGTTGTTCGATGTCGTCATCTTTGATGAGGCGTCTCAATGTACGGTGGAAAACGGAATTCCCGCGATCTACCGCGGCAAGCAAGTGATTGTGGCGGGTGATGAGAAGCAACTTCCTCCTTCTACCCTTTTTCAGGGCAGAGTGGAGCTGGATGAGGAGGAAGAGGCACAATTTGAGATGGAAGAGTCCGACAGCCTACTCAACTTGGCCAAACGCATTTTCCCTGGGCAGATGTTACAATGGCATTATCGCTCTTATTCCCAAGAACTGATTCATTTTTCCAACCACGCCTTTTATCGCGGTATGATGGAAGTGGCTCCCAATGTGCGCCCTTATCAACAACCCCCCGCTATCCAATGGACGAAAGTAAATGGGCAATTTATCAATCAGCAAAATGAACGGGAAGCTAACGTCGTCGTCGATCTGTTGAAGGAACAATTTCAATCTGCTCCTGAGGAGTCGGTGGGTATTATCACATTTAATGCGCCGCAACGGGATCGGATCGAAGAGCTGATCGACAGCCATGTGGAAAAAGATCCGGAGTTTGCGGGTTTTTATCAAACGATGCAAAAGCAAGATCCGGACCGGCGGCTGTTTGTAAAAAATATTGAAAACGTCCAGGGAGATGAGCGGGACGTTATCATTTTTTCCGTTGGCTATGCTCCCAATGAGGAAGGGCAAGTGCGGGCTCATTTCGGCAGCTTAAGCCAACAAGGCGGAGAAAACCGGCTCAATGTCGCCATCACCCGGGCCAAAAAGCGCATCCGAGTGGTATCCAGTATCAATCCCCATGAATTGAAGGTTTCCCACACTAAAAATCGTGGCCCGAAGCTGTTTCGCCATTATCTCGAATATGCGGAGGCGGTTTCCAAGATGGAGCGGAAACGGGTAGATGCCATTATCGCTCGCATCCATGAACGGCAATCGTTGGGGCGGCAGGAGAGTGCGGGGTCATTTGATTCTATTTTTGAGCAGCAAGTGTGTAATGCACTGATGAATAGGGGATATCAGGTGGATACCCAGGTAGGGGTCTCAGGATACCGGATCGATTTGGCGATCGTTCATCCGCAAGATCCGGAACGGTATCTATTAGGGATTGAGTGTGACGGTGCGATGTATCACAGCTCTTCTGATGCACGGGAGCGGGATGTTTACCGGCAGGAGTTTTTAGAAGCGAAAGGGTGGACCATCACCCGCATCTGGAGCCGAAACTGGTGGCGAAATCCCGCGCGGGAAATGGAGCGGATCGATCATACGATTAAACGCATGCTGCAACAAGAAACCGGTCAACACCGAGATGGGTCGCTTACAGAGGAGAAACCGGAGGATCTGTCGCTGATTGAGACATAA
- a CDS encoding beta-ketoacyl-ACP synthase III codes for MEREIQIITTGKYLPERVVTSAMLDKNLGLPQGWSYKASSVRTRHYVTSETASEMGALAAEKALSQAGLTIQDIDCLIAVSGTMEQAIPCNAALLHRRLIPDGNHPIPAFDINATCLSFLTGLDLASHAIHAGQYRRVLLISSEIASIGLNWDQQKSCVLFGDGAAAVVVQATPLGHSSRILATHMQTYSQGADYTQIRGGGTKHHPRTNPPPGYFLFDMDGKGVYRLVSRYLPAFVEQLLNRADVDIADLDLVIPHQASGMAMELLRKKLGIPGEKYMSILENHGNVIAASLPMALHEAIQQGRLQRGSRVMILGTSAGTSLGGVVLEY; via the coding sequence ATGGAGCGAGAGATACAGATCATCACGACGGGCAAATATTTGCCGGAGCGGGTGGTTACCTCCGCCATGTTGGATAAAAATTTGGGATTGCCTCAGGGGTGGAGTTATAAAGCCTCCAGTGTGCGTACCCGGCATTATGTCACCAGTGAAACCGCTTCGGAAATGGGAGCGTTAGCCGCGGAGAAGGCACTTTCCCAGGCGGGGTTGACGATACAGGATATCGATTGCTTGATTGCAGTCAGTGGAACGATGGAACAGGCGATTCCCTGTAATGCGGCACTGCTGCATCGGCGCTTGATCCCGGACGGCAATCATCCCATTCCCGCTTTTGACATCAATGCCACGTGTTTAAGCTTTTTAACCGGATTGGATCTGGCTTCCCATGCGATCCATGCAGGTCAGTATCGGCGTGTATTGTTGATATCCAGTGAGATTGCTTCGATTGGATTAAACTGGGATCAGCAGAAAAGCTGTGTCCTTTTTGGCGACGGGGCGGCGGCAGTGGTGGTACAGGCAACACCATTGGGGCATTCATCCCGCATTTTGGCGACCCATATGCAGACATACAGTCAGGGTGCCGATTATACACAGATTCGGGGAGGCGGCACCAAGCACCACCCCCGCACCAATCCGCCGCCGGGATATTTTTTATTCGATATGGATGGAAAAGGGGTTTATCGCCTCGTTTCTCGCTATCTACCCGCCTTTGTGGAGCAATTATTAAACAGAGCGGATGTGGACATCGCCGATCTCGATCTGGTGATTCCCCACCAGGCCAGCGGGATGGCGATGGAGTTGTTACGGAAAAAGCTTGGCATTCCAGGGGAAAAGTATATGTCCATTTTGGAAAACCACGGCAACGTTATCGCCGCCTCTCTTCCAATGGCTTTACATGAAGCGATTCAACAAGGGCGCTTACAACGGGGTTCTCGCGTCATGATTTTGGGAACCTCCGCCGGGACATCCCTTGGGGGTGTGGTGCTTGAGTATTAA
- a CDS encoding TIGR02206 family membrane protein, which yields MNRYFNADPGPFPFVLFSLAHLVVLGVLLLLFLCFFYYISTTKGTRLEAVIRFSLAGMLILSEIGWHVWNVWNDQWTLQYSLPLQLCSVTLLLAAVMLLTRSFRLFPFVYFCGWAGALQALLTPVLEFSFPHFRFFHFFLAHAGIILAILYMVRVEGFRVGFRSIFPVWIQLNLLAFIVWVINSVTGGNYMFVSSKPDYPSLLDWLGPWPWYLLSLQGVAVGMFVLLCLPFVRERKGAGAVRNF from the coding sequence ATGAATCGCTATTTTAATGCGGATCCGGGACCGTTTCCGTTTGTATTGTTTTCACTTGCACATTTAGTGGTTTTGGGAGTGCTGCTTCTGCTCTTTCTCTGTTTTTTTTACTATATCTCCACGACCAAGGGAACGCGATTGGAAGCCGTTATTCGCTTCAGCTTGGCAGGAATGTTGATTTTATCGGAAATCGGGTGGCATGTTTGGAATGTGTGGAATGACCAGTGGACGCTCCAATACAGCCTCCCCCTGCAATTATGCAGTGTCACGCTGTTGCTGGCCGCTGTCATGCTGTTGACGCGAAGTTTTCGCCTCTTTCCCTTTGTTTACTTTTGTGGATGGGCGGGAGCGTTACAGGCTCTGTTGACACCGGTGTTGGAGTTTTCCTTTCCTCATTTTCGTTTCTTTCACTTTTTTCTCGCCCATGCCGGAATTATCTTGGCGATTCTCTATATGGTGCGGGTAGAGGGCTTTCGTGTCGGGTTTCGTTCCATTTTCCCGGTGTGGATCCAGCTCAATCTATTGGCGTTCATCGTATGGGTGATCAACAGTGTCACCGGTGGCAATTACATGTTTGTCAGCAGCAAGCCTGATTATCCGTCGCTGTTGGATTGGTTGGGACCATGGCCCTGGTATCTACTCTCGTTACAAGGGGTGGCGGTAGGGATGTTTGTGTTGTTGTGTTTGCCGTTTGTGAGGGAAAGAAAGGGTGCCGGTGCGGTTCGTAACTTTTGA
- a CDS encoding VWA domain-containing protein: MHRFGIIWLAFVLVLTGCSSGASEPQADTKKKLSEAEEKEEMTIDTFVASQDAKGMLTDGPGKYGGDRYDLAKVKAEIDQFPDDLTAEEYFNRLVFLVAEDYRPIMKTIDEFDTDINFREVEAPKGPQEAKLQERNVVILLDASGSMKEKVDGGVKMDLAKRAVTRFASQLPEGTNVSLQVYGHKGSNQEKDKPLSCEGIEEVYPLAQYDQSKFAKSLNSFQAAGWTPLAASMKAAKKTLEQEASSDAVNVVYVVSDGEETCGGNPAQAAQELQQSNMKAVVNIIGFDVDDAGARALKEVARSGGGEYVTVNTEEQLQQYWTREQLRLYKAWRKWGWDTRGSMMRSFNDKMDEARKTICCSSSGELAVTYKQEEARLREAKNYLVETHDLPARIAVDLNSFIYQRWSSIFKHGKKRFEEKAEEIRRNKDHLEKEINAIRDMNLEKYDPGS, from the coding sequence TTGCATCGTTTTGGGATCATATGGTTGGCTTTTGTACTGGTGTTGACCGGATGCAGCAGTGGAGCCTCAGAGCCGCAAGCCGATACAAAAAAGAAGTTATCAGAAGCGGAAGAGAAAGAAGAAATGACGATCGATACTTTTGTTGCTTCACAGGATGCGAAGGGGATGTTGACGGATGGGCCGGGTAAATACGGTGGTGATCGTTATGATCTGGCAAAAGTGAAAGCGGAGATTGATCAATTTCCGGATGATCTAACGGCGGAGGAGTATTTTAATCGTTTGGTCTTTTTAGTGGCGGAAGATTATCGCCCTATCATGAAAACAATCGATGAATTTGATACGGATATTAACTTTCGTGAAGTGGAAGCGCCGAAAGGGCCACAAGAAGCCAAATTGCAGGAGCGCAATGTGGTGATCCTGCTTGACGCCAGCGGCAGTATGAAAGAAAAGGTGGACGGCGGGGTGAAGATGGATTTGGCGAAAAGAGCTGTGACCCGTTTTGCTTCTCAACTGCCGGAAGGGACCAATGTATCCCTACAGGTGTACGGACACAAAGGCAGCAATCAGGAAAAGGATAAACCGCTCTCCTGTGAAGGAATTGAAGAAGTTTATCCCTTGGCTCAATATGATCAAAGTAAGTTTGCAAAATCCCTCAACTCCTTTCAAGCCGCGGGCTGGACTCCTTTAGCGGCAAGTATGAAGGCGGCGAAAAAAACATTGGAGCAGGAAGCGAGCAGTGATGCGGTCAATGTGGTATATGTCGTCAGCGATGGGGAAGAAACCTGTGGCGGCAACCCGGCTCAAGCCGCACAAGAATTGCAGCAATCCAATATGAAAGCCGTTGTCAATATTATTGGATTTGATGTGGACGACGCTGGCGCGCGAGCACTAAAAGAAGTGGCACGCTCCGGTGGCGGTGAATATGTGACGGTGAATACGGAGGAGCAGTTACAACAATATTGGACAAGAGAACAGCTGCGTCTATATAAGGCATGGCGGAAATGGGGATGGGATACTCGCGGGAGTATGATGCGTTCATTTAACGATAAGATGGACGAAGCGCGTAAAACGATCTGTTGTTCATCTAGTGGTGAGCTGGCTGTCACATACAAGCAAGAAGAAGCCCGCTTAAGGGAAGCAAAAAATTATTTGGTGGAAACTCATGATCTACCCGCCCGTATTGCAGTTGATCTCAATTCCTTTATCTATCAACGATGGAGTTCGATTTTTAAACATGGAAAGAAAAGGTTTGAAGAAAAGGCAGAAGAGATAAGGAGAAATAAAGATCATTTAGAGAAAGAGATCAATGCCATTCGCGATATGAATCTGGAAAAATATGATCCTGGGTCATAA
- a CDS encoding MBL fold metallo-hydrolase has protein sequence MSNGSENTVESTLFTTGYCRQIERFTRRDAPWRMNTFDALVVLIHHPRIGYLLFDTGYATHFFTETSCFPYSLYRAITPVIFSKRDALVSQLNERGIPATAIRFIFLSHFHGDHIAGVRDFPDAVFICSQEAYQHIRDKRGLAAVRKGFVPGLLPPDFSKRVRFIEDGKRYPFQEVYGVFDPVYDLFGDESLLAVRLSGHAPGQYGLFFTDRIAGPTLLCADAAWSMEAIRNQSEPHPFTYAVMGGKKEYRRHFQQLVAFHQTQPQVRILPSHCPEARSIAKGGER, from the coding sequence TTGTCCAATGGCAGCGAAAACACAGTTGAATCGACGCTGTTTACTACCGGCTATTGTCGGCAAATCGAACGATTCACCCGCCGGGATGCCCCTTGGCGAATGAATACTTTTGATGCGTTGGTCGTCTTGATTCACCACCCACGTATTGGTTACCTGCTGTTTGATACCGGATATGCGACCCACTTTTTTACGGAGACTTCTTGTTTTCCCTATTCACTTTACCGCGCGATCACCCCTGTGATCTTCTCCAAACGGGATGCGCTTGTGTCACAGCTGAATGAACGAGGGATCCCTGCGACTGCTATTCGCTTTATCTTTCTATCCCATTTTCACGGCGATCATATTGCGGGCGTGCGTGATTTTCCCGACGCTGTTTTTATCTGTTCACAGGAAGCGTATCAACACATCCGAGACAAACGCGGATTGGCGGCGGTACGAAAGGGGTTTGTCCCCGGTTTGTTGCCGCCAGACTTTTCCAAGCGCGTCCGATTTATTGAAGACGGCAAGCGGTATCCGTTTCAAGAGGTGTATGGCGTCTTTGATCCGGTTTATGACTTGTTTGGGGATGAGTCACTATTGGCCGTCCGGCTGTCGGGGCACGCTCCCGGACAATACGGGCTTTTTTTTACGGATCGCATCGCGGGTCCCACTTTGCTGTGTGCCGACGCCGCCTGGTCGATGGAAGCAATTCGAAATCAGAGTGAGCCTCATCCATTTACATATGCGGTCATGGGGGGGAAGAAGGAATACCGCCGTCACTTTCAACAACTGGTCGCGTTCCACCAGACCCAGCCACAGGTGCGAATTCTTCCTTCTCATTGTCCGGAAGCGAGATCGATTGCCAAAGGAGGGGAAAGATGA
- a CDS encoding F390 synthetase-related protein, which translates to MNLFRLLHAYIQTKQAMGIRSRRSLEARQQRLLTRHFQWVLKHSRFYRRTFADAIADWDEAVVTFERLEKLPLLDKETMMAHFDELNTVGIRKEEAFRIATQAEESRDFTPNIGKVTVGLSSGTSGNRGLFLVSAKERERWAGVILAKVLPRGLQSKESVAFFLRANSNLYTTVQQRRLTFQYYDLFHPLSAHVERLNQQQPTILLAPPAMLLFLSHEKKEGRLQIDPIKVVSIADVLDDRDRETIAAQFGQPIHQIYQCTEGFLAATCSHGTLHLNEDLVHIGREWIDRDSGRFVPIVTDFSRTIQPIVRYRLNDVLVEKKEPCPCGSVFTAIERVEGRCDDIFYLKERKVQATRAVFPDLIRRAVWQAGERVLQYRVVQQASNVITVAFQECRGSDRREAEDRIRAAFFQLFERLDVQPAMIRFTPYQAPVLHKKMRRVERMWSP; encoded by the coding sequence ATGAACCTTTTTCGTCTATTGCATGCATACATACAAACGAAACAAGCGATGGGCATTCGCTCCCGTCGTAGCTTGGAAGCCCGCCAGCAGCGATTGTTGACACGTCATTTTCAGTGGGTACTCAAACATTCCCGTTTTTATCGCCGTACCTTTGCAGATGCCATCGCCGACTGGGATGAAGCGGTTGTAACCTTTGAAAGGCTGGAGAAACTCCCACTACTGGATAAAGAAACGATGATGGCTCACTTTGATGAGTTAAATACCGTCGGCATTCGGAAGGAGGAGGCATTCCGCATCGCAACCCAAGCAGAGGAATCGCGGGATTTTACACCCAATATCGGCAAGGTGACGGTTGGACTTTCCTCCGGTACTTCCGGCAATCGGGGGCTATTTCTCGTCAGTGCAAAAGAGCGCGAGCGTTGGGCGGGTGTAATCTTGGCCAAAGTTTTGCCGCGGGGGTTGCAATCGAAGGAGAGTGTCGCCTTTTTTCTACGGGCCAACAGTAATCTATACACAACGGTTCAGCAACGGCGGTTGACGTTTCAGTATTATGATCTCTTCCATCCTTTGTCTGCACATGTGGAACGACTAAACCAGCAGCAACCCACCATCCTGCTAGCCCCTCCCGCCATGCTGCTCTTCCTCAGCCACGAAAAAAAAGAGGGGCGATTACAGATCGATCCAATCAAGGTGGTCTCCATTGCCGATGTACTGGATGACCGTGATCGGGAGACGATTGCAGCGCAGTTTGGCCAACCGATCCATCAGATATATCAATGTACGGAAGGGTTTTTAGCCGCTACCTGTTCCCATGGAACCCTTCACCTCAATGAGGACCTGGTCCATATTGGGAGGGAGTGGATCGATCGCGACAGCGGCCGCTTTGTCCCAATTGTGACCGACTTTTCCCGCACCATACAGCCGATTGTCCGCTACCGCTTAAACGATGTTTTGGTGGAAAAAAAGGAACCGTGCCCCTGTGGTTCTGTATTTACCGCCATTGAGCGGGTGGAAGGGCGTTGTGATGATATTTTTTATTTGAAGGAACGAAAGGTGCAGGCTACTCGTGCGGTTTTTCCCGACTTGATTCGGCGGGCGGTGTGGCAGGCGGGGGAGCGAGTCCTCCAATACCGCGTGGTACAGCAGGCTTCCAATGTGATCACTGTCGCCTTTCAAGAATGTCGTGGAAGTGATCGAAGAGAAGCGGAAGATCGCATTCGAGCTGCTTTTTTCCAATTGTTTGAGCGGTTGGATGTGCAGCCGGCGATGATTCGTTTTACTCCTTACCAAGCTCCTGTGTTGCATAAGAAGATGCGACGGGTGGAACGGATGTGGTCCCCATAA
- a CDS encoding DUF6171 family protein, producing the protein MTDPDRFCRGCSSEAVATEVKIQQLLAEVELQGSVVTEELYRKRLDTCFECSSLLHGHTCIHCGCLVAVRAKLSEKDCPHPTASKWKFD; encoded by the coding sequence TTGACAGACCCCGATCGTTTCTGTCGCGGCTGTTCTTCCGAAGCGGTGGCGACGGAAGTAAAGATTCAACAGTTGTTAGCTGAGGTGGAATTGCAAGGTTCTGTCGTCACGGAAGAGCTGTATCGGAAGAGGCTAGATACCTGCTTCGAATGCTCTTCCCTGCTCCACGGTCATACTTGCATCCATTGCGGTTGCCTTGTCGCCGTTCGGGCCAAGCTGTCGGAAAAAGATTGTCCCCATCCAACAGCGTCCAAGTGGAAGTTCGATTAA
- a CDS encoding DUF4272 domain-containing protein encodes MKPFIDTARLRSSEEILDEADLIYRLAWVLQA; translated from the coding sequence ATGAAACCATTCATTGACACAGCCCGTTTGCGCTCATCAGAGGAAATCCTGGATGAAGCGGACCTAATCTACCGATTGGCATGGGTGTTGCAAGCGTAG